One region of Microbacterium sp. M28 genomic DNA includes:
- a CDS encoding metal ABC transporter ATP-binding protein — protein MSAIEVSGLTVRYDEIVALDDVSLTVDTGRVTGLIGMNGSGKSTLFKSILGLVRPTAGTVRLEGGDSASARRRGLVGYVPQSEDVDWTFPVSVRDVVMMGRYGRQGITRRARPGDRAAVDEALERVELQGLADRQIGQLSGGQRKRAFVARGIAQDARILLLDEPFAGVDKRSEATIVRLLRELAASGRTVLVSTHDLHALPELADEAVLLLRRVLFHGAVAEALEPAQLARAFGLDAEEDAP, from the coding sequence ATGAGCGCGATCGAAGTCAGCGGCCTCACGGTCCGCTACGACGAGATCGTCGCGCTCGACGACGTCTCGCTCACGGTCGACACCGGCCGGGTGACGGGACTGATCGGCATGAACGGTTCCGGCAAGTCCACGCTGTTCAAATCCATCCTGGGGCTCGTGCGGCCCACCGCAGGGACGGTCCGGCTTGAGGGCGGCGACTCGGCATCCGCTCGGCGCCGCGGGCTCGTCGGCTACGTACCGCAGAGCGAGGACGTGGACTGGACCTTCCCCGTCTCGGTGCGCGACGTCGTCATGATGGGCCGGTACGGACGCCAGGGCATCACCCGGCGCGCGCGGCCGGGCGATCGCGCGGCGGTCGACGAGGCGCTGGAACGGGTGGAACTGCAGGGCCTCGCCGATCGTCAGATCGGGCAACTGTCGGGTGGGCAGCGCAAGCGCGCGTTCGTCGCCCGCGGCATCGCTCAGGATGCCCGCATCCTGCTGCTCGACGAGCCCTTCGCCGGTGTCGACAAGCGCAGCGAGGCGACCATCGTCCGGCTCCTGCGCGAGCTGGCGGCGTCCGGCCGGACCGTGCTCGTGTCGACGCACGACCTGCACGCACTGCCGGAGCTCGCCGACGAGGCGGTGCTGCTGCTGCGGCGCGTGCTGTTCCACGGGGCGGTCGCCGAAGCGCTGGAGCCGGCCCAGTTGGCGAGAGCCTTCGGGCTGGATGCCGAGGAGGACGCCCCGTGA
- a CDS encoding metal ABC transporter permease: MVRALATTVMAAVVCALLSCWLVLVGWSLMGDAVSHAVLPGVVIAYVVGAPFALGALVFGFLAVALIGAIRGTSRVKEDAAIGIVFTTLFALGLVLISVTPSQTDLNHIIFGNILGVSVGDLVQVGILAAVAFAVLIVKRRDLTLYAFDPTHAFAIGLSPRMLGALLLGVLALTAVVALQVVGVVLVVAMLIIPGATAQLLTDRFGRMLLIAPVLSAACSITGIYLSYWLDAAPGGLVVVVQGAAFALVYLFAPRQGLIGRRVFARRSLAR, from the coding sequence ATGGTGCGGGCGCTGGCGACCACCGTCATGGCGGCCGTGGTGTGCGCGCTGCTGTCGTGCTGGCTGGTGCTCGTCGGCTGGTCGCTGATGGGCGACGCCGTCTCGCACGCCGTCCTGCCGGGCGTCGTGATCGCCTACGTCGTCGGAGCACCCTTCGCGCTCGGAGCCCTTGTGTTCGGCTTCCTCGCGGTCGCACTGATCGGCGCGATCCGCGGCACCAGCAGGGTGAAGGAGGATGCCGCGATCGGCATCGTGTTCACCACGCTCTTCGCCCTCGGACTCGTGCTCATCTCTGTGACCCCCAGTCAGACGGACCTCAACCACATCATCTTCGGGAACATCCTCGGAGTCTCGGTGGGCGACCTGGTGCAGGTGGGGATCCTCGCCGCCGTCGCGTTCGCCGTGCTGATCGTCAAGCGGCGCGACCTCACGCTGTACGCATTCGACCCGACGCACGCGTTCGCGATCGGCCTGTCGCCGCGGATGCTGGGGGCGCTGCTGCTCGGAGTCCTCGCGCTGACGGCCGTGGTGGCGCTGCAGGTGGTCGGCGTCGTGCTCGTGGTCGCGATGCTGATCATCCCCGGCGCGACGGCGCAGCTGCTGACCGATCGGTTCGGTCGGATGCTGCTGATCGCGCCCGTGCTGTCTGCTGCCTGCAGCATCACCGGCATCTACCTCAGCTACTGGCTCGACGCGGCGCCTGGCGGACTGGTCGTCGTCGTGCAGGGCGCGGCGTTCGCGCTGGTGTACCTGTTCGCGCCGCGCCAGGGGCTGATCGGGCGGCGGGTGTTCGCGCGGCGTTCCCTCGCGCGTTGA
- a CDS encoding M3 family metallopeptidase — MALEPLALPAADWNAFIAERSESSLSAARDVVARLKDGTSRTALETLQLWNLGEIATANASSFTQLLAEVHPDAAARELAEQALQEASAFVTERDQDRELYEVFAALDADDLDAQAARLLERILRDFRRGGVDQDDATRTRLAEISARITVVDQEFSRNVRDDVRSIRIAPERLAGLPEDFVAAHPEDEDGLVEITTDYPDFRPFRAYAHDAAAREEIARAYNDRGWPVNGALLHELLDLRAEQAQLLGYDSWPDFDTEVKMIGTGAAIGDFIERIAELSGGRAAADLDALLTRARRDDPTITEITTADAEYYGEILRREQYDVDAQEVRRYFDFSRVRQGLLDVTGRLFGLTYREVPDAPVWADEVASYDVLRDGERIGRIHLDLHPRDGKYKHAAQFDLVTGVRGIQLPEGVLVCNFPRGLMEHEQVKTLFHEFGHLLHHVLGGDQVWARFSGVATEWDFVEAPSQMLEEWAWDADILRTFALDADGAPIPADLVSRMREAADSDRGRSVRTQIFYAAVSYRLHLERPADHDAAMRELSQRYSVISLLPDTHFQAGFGHLTSYSSGYYTYMWSLVIAKDLFSAFDPADLFAPEVAGRYRDEVLARGGSADAADLVASFLGRPYSFDAFGAWLAG; from the coding sequence ATGGCTCTGGAACCGCTCGCCCTGCCCGCCGCCGACTGGAACGCGTTCATCGCCGAACGCTCCGAATCCTCGCTCTCGGCCGCCCGCGATGTCGTCGCACGACTCAAGGACGGCACGTCCCGCACGGCGCTCGAGACGCTGCAGCTCTGGAACCTCGGCGAGATCGCGACGGCGAACGCGTCCAGCTTCACGCAGCTGCTGGCCGAGGTTCACCCGGATGCCGCCGCCCGCGAACTGGCCGAGCAGGCACTGCAGGAGGCATCCGCCTTCGTCACCGAACGTGACCAGGACCGGGAGCTCTATGAGGTCTTCGCGGCACTTGACGCCGACGATCTCGACGCCCAGGCCGCCCGTCTGCTCGAGCGCATCCTCCGCGACTTCCGTCGAGGCGGCGTCGACCAGGACGACGCCACGCGCACCCGGCTCGCCGAGATCAGTGCGCGCATCACGGTCGTGGACCAGGAGTTCTCGCGCAACGTGCGCGACGACGTCCGCAGCATCCGCATCGCGCCGGAACGTCTGGCGGGACTCCCGGAGGACTTCGTCGCGGCGCACCCGGAGGACGAGGACGGACTCGTCGAGATCACGACGGACTATCCGGATTTCCGGCCGTTCCGTGCGTACGCCCATGACGCCGCCGCGCGCGAGGAGATCGCCCGCGCCTACAACGATCGCGGCTGGCCGGTCAACGGCGCCCTGCTGCATGAGCTGCTCGACCTGCGCGCCGAGCAGGCGCAGCTGCTGGGATACGACTCCTGGCCGGACTTCGACACCGAGGTGAAGATGATCGGCACCGGCGCCGCGATCGGGGACTTTATCGAGCGCATCGCCGAGCTCTCCGGTGGCCGGGCCGCGGCCGATCTTGATGCGCTGCTGACCCGCGCGCGCCGGGACGACCCGACGATCACCGAGATCACGACGGCCGACGCCGAGTACTACGGCGAGATCCTGCGTCGCGAACAGTACGACGTCGACGCGCAGGAGGTCCGTCGATACTTCGACTTCTCGCGCGTGCGCCAGGGATTGCTGGATGTCACGGGGCGCCTGTTCGGGCTCACCTACCGCGAGGTCCCCGACGCTCCCGTCTGGGCCGACGAAGTCGCCAGTTACGACGTCCTGCGCGACGGCGAGCGCATCGGCCGCATCCACCTCGACCTGCATCCTCGGGACGGCAAGTACAAGCACGCGGCGCAGTTCGATCTGGTCACGGGTGTGCGCGGCATCCAGCTCCCTGAAGGAGTGCTGGTGTGCAACTTCCCCCGGGGTCTGATGGAGCACGAGCAGGTCAAGACGCTGTTCCACGAGTTCGGTCACCTGCTGCACCATGTGCTCGGCGGCGACCAGGTCTGGGCGCGGTTCTCCGGCGTCGCGACCGAGTGGGACTTCGTCGAGGCCCCGTCGCAGATGCTGGAGGAGTGGGCCTGGGATGCCGACATCCTGCGGACCTTCGCTCTGGACGCCGATGGCGCCCCGATCCCCGCCGACCTCGTGTCGCGCATGCGGGAAGCCGCTGACTCCGACCGCGGGCGCTCCGTGCGGACGCAGATCTTCTATGCGGCGGTGTCTTACCGGCTGCACCTGGAGCGTCCGGCCGATCATGACGCGGCGATGCGCGAGCTGTCCCAGCGCTACTCCGTGATCTCGCTGCTGCCCGATACGCACTTCCAGGCCGGCTTCGGGCACCTGACCTCGTACAGCTCGGGCTATTACACGTACATGTGGAGCCTGGTGATCGCGAAGGATCTGTTCAGCGCATTCGACCCCGCGGATCTGTTCGCCCCCGAGGTCGCAGGCCGGTACCGCGACGAAGTGCTCGCGCGCGGAGGGTCAGCGGATGCCGCGGATCTCGTGGCCTCGTTCCTCGGACGGCCGTACTCGTTCGACGCCTTCGGTGCGTGGCTGGCGGGCTGA
- a CDS encoding trans-sulfuration enzyme family protein: MHPDTMAVHSGRADLTALGVHALPIDLSTTNPLPDVERGGESYEAMATGGRPPANGSMVYARLWNPTVARFEDALAELEHAEASVAFGSGMAAMTAAILAMCGATGRRHVVAVRPLYGGTDHLLGSGLLGVETTYCEPTDVASAVRADTGLVVVETPANPTLDLVDIAAIVAAADGVPVLVDNTFATPVLQNPLDHGAALSLHSATKYLGGHGDVIAGVIACSEETAEALRRVRAVTGGLLHPLGAYLLHRGLTTLPIRMQRQQESAQRIVQWLIDRPEIEEVFFPGLDGDPRGILTRQMRGTGAMIAMRVRGGYAAASAVASAVQLFTHAVSLGGVDSLIQHPAALTHRPVPAEARPAADVLRLSIGLEHPDDLTADLAQAFAAMPSLTLAH, from the coding sequence ATGCATCCCGACACGATGGCCGTGCACAGCGGCCGCGCCGACCTCACCGCCCTCGGCGTCCACGCGCTTCCGATCGATCTGTCGACGACGAACCCGCTGCCGGATGTCGAGCGCGGCGGAGAGTCCTATGAGGCCATGGCGACGGGCGGTCGTCCGCCGGCGAATGGAAGCATGGTCTATGCGCGGCTTTGGAACCCGACCGTCGCTCGGTTCGAGGATGCGCTCGCGGAGCTGGAGCACGCCGAGGCATCCGTCGCCTTCGGATCGGGGATGGCGGCGATGACCGCGGCGATCCTCGCGATGTGCGGTGCGACCGGACGCCGTCACGTCGTCGCGGTGCGTCCGCTCTACGGCGGGACGGATCATCTTCTGGGCTCCGGCCTCCTCGGAGTCGAGACGACCTACTGCGAACCGACGGATGTGGCCTCGGCCGTGCGGGCCGACACGGGACTCGTCGTCGTGGAGACCCCGGCGAACCCGACGCTCGACCTTGTCGACATCGCCGCGATCGTCGCCGCGGCGGACGGGGTGCCGGTGCTGGTCGACAACACGTTCGCCACCCCGGTGCTGCAGAATCCGCTGGATCACGGTGCCGCGCTGTCGCTGCACAGCGCCACCAAGTATCTCGGCGGGCACGGCGACGTGATCGCCGGCGTCATCGCGTGCAGTGAGGAGACCGCCGAGGCGCTGCGCCGCGTTCGGGCTGTGACCGGCGGGCTGCTGCATCCGCTCGGCGCCTACCTGCTGCATCGCGGACTCACCACCCTGCCGATCCGGATGCAGCGGCAGCAGGAGAGCGCGCAGCGCATCGTGCAGTGGCTGATCGATCGACCGGAGATCGAGGAGGTCTTCTTCCCCGGACTCGACGGCGACCCCCGGGGCATCCTCACGCGTCAGATGCGCGGCACGGGCGCGATGATCGCGATGCGCGTACGCGGTGGTTACGCGGCCGCGAGCGCCGTCGCGTCAGCCGTGCAGCTGTTCACGCACGCCGTCTCTCTCGGGGGAGTGGATTCGCTCATCCAGCACCCGGCGGCCCTGACGCACCGCCCGGTGCCGGCGGAGGCGCGACCGGCGGCCGATGTGCTGCGGCTGTCGATCGGGCTCGAGCATCCGGATGACCTCACCGCGGACCTCGCGCAGGCGTTCGCGGCCATGCCGTCGCTCACGCTCGCGCACTGA
- a CDS encoding Lrp/AsnC family transcriptional regulator codes for MSKTPAVLDELDLEILAALSAHADITNKALAARLSLAESTCAHRVRSLRTRGIIRDTRIRLDEAALGYPLQAMIKVRLANHTGAKVTALFDALVAIPRVLQVFHVAGVDDFLVHVAVQDAAALRDIVLEHITVHPVVRGTETQLVFELRDGRGLLG; via the coding sequence TTGTCGAAAACACCAGCGGTGCTGGACGAGCTCGATCTCGAGATCCTGGCCGCGCTCAGCGCGCACGCCGACATCACGAACAAGGCGCTCGCGGCCCGTCTGTCACTGGCGGAGTCGACGTGCGCGCACCGCGTCCGGTCGCTTCGGACACGCGGGATCATCCGTGACACCCGCATCCGCCTCGACGAGGCCGCACTCGGCTATCCGCTGCAGGCGATGATCAAGGTTCGTCTGGCGAACCACACCGGCGCGAAGGTCACCGCGCTGTTCGACGCGCTCGTCGCGATCCCCCGGGTGCTGCAGGTCTTCCACGTCGCCGGCGTCGACGACTTCCTCGTGCACGTCGCCGTGCAGGATGCCGCGGCGCTGCGCGACATCGTCCTCGAGCACATCACGGTGCATCCCGTGGTGCGAGGCACCGAGACGCAACTGGTCTTCGAGCTCCGGGACGGACGCGGACTGCTGGGGTGA
- a CDS encoding SDR family oxidoreductase, whose amino-acid sequence MAKIVVIGGTGLIGSKVVAKLTAHGHEAIAASPNTGVNSLTGEGLAEALEGASTVVDVSNSPSFAPDDVLEFFTTSTRNLLAAERAAGVTHHVALTIVGTNRPQNIPYFAAKVAQEELIRESGIAYSLVHATQFFEFVGSIADISTTDDTVVLPGALIQPIAAEDVATAVARAAAGDPTGDIEIAGPEAFGMDEFARRALTFRGDSRTVVRDDTAPYYGAQIEERTLIPVEGAHIFETTLEEWLPLNPPRK is encoded by the coding sequence ATGGCAAAGATCGTCGTCATCGGAGGCACCGGCCTCATCGGATCCAAGGTCGTCGCGAAGCTGACCGCGCACGGGCATGAGGCGATCGCCGCTTCGCCGAACACGGGCGTCAACTCGCTCACCGGCGAAGGGCTCGCCGAAGCGCTCGAGGGGGCCAGCACCGTCGTCGACGTGTCGAACTCGCCCTCCTTCGCGCCGGACGACGTGCTCGAGTTCTTCACCACCTCGACCCGCAATCTGCTCGCGGCCGAGCGGGCGGCCGGAGTCACCCACCACGTCGCCCTCACGATCGTGGGCACGAACCGCCCCCAGAACATCCCGTACTTCGCGGCGAAGGTCGCCCAGGAAGAGCTCATCCGCGAGTCCGGCATCGCCTACTCGCTGGTCCATGCGACGCAGTTCTTCGAGTTCGTCGGCAGCATCGCGGACATCTCGACCACGGATGACACGGTCGTGCTCCCCGGGGCTCTCATCCAGCCGATCGCCGCAGAGGATGTCGCTACCGCGGTGGCCAGAGCGGCCGCCGGCGACCCGACCGGCGACATCGAGATCGCCGGTCCCGAAGCCTTCGGGATGGACGAGTTCGCGCGGCGCGCGCTGACCTTCCGGGGTGACTCGCGGACGGTCGTCCGCGACGACACGGCTCCGTACTACGGCGCGCAGATCGAGGAGCGCACGCTCATCCCGGTCGAGGGGGCGCACATCTTCGAGACCACCCTGGAGGAGTGGCTGCCGCTCAACCCGCCGCGCAAGTAA
- a CDS encoding MarR family winged helix-turn-helix transcriptional regulator codes for MPEEAGPSNVALDDMVCFNLHAAYRAVTAAYRPLLEPLGVSYPQYLVLAALWDSGDLSVGTLVTRLQSDYGTMTPLLKRMEKQGLIRRTRNAQDERSVIIALTEHGEALRVHSPGIYQSVVETFGFTPERAHAALEVLRSITAHVAPNDR; via the coding sequence GTGCCAGAAGAAGCCGGACCCTCGAACGTCGCCCTCGACGACATGGTGTGCTTCAACCTGCACGCCGCCTACCGCGCCGTCACCGCCGCATACCGGCCGCTGCTCGAACCGCTGGGCGTCTCGTACCCGCAATATCTGGTCCTCGCGGCGCTCTGGGATTCCGGTGACCTCTCGGTCGGGACGCTCGTGACCCGCCTGCAGTCGGACTATGGGACGATGACGCCGCTTCTCAAGCGCATGGAGAAGCAGGGGCTGATCCGCCGCACGCGGAATGCGCAGGACGAACGCTCGGTCATCATCGCGCTGACGGAGCACGGCGAAGCCTTGCGCGTTCATTCGCCCGGCATCTATCAGTCCGTCGTCGAGACGTTCGGCTTCACCCCCGAGCGGGCTCACGCCGCCCTCGAGGTGCTGCGCTCGATCACAGCCCACGTGGCCCCGAACGATCGCTGA
- the sigJ gene encoding RNA polymerase sigma factor SigJ has translation MTRNPHDEPRSEDESLAAFEAQRRRLFGIAYRILGSAFEAEDVVQETWIRWHLCDRSAVRDVGAFLATTATRIAINVLNSARSRRETYIGPWLPSPVDTSDDPLLGAENAEALELATLLLMERLTATERAAFVLREAFTYPYPRIGEILRVSETAARQLVSRARKHLAVDAMHAVDTSAQKRLFRVFLDAARGGDAGALESLLAADAVSYTDGGGAVRRTARRPIQGSEKLQRFLLGVATWFWDDVTVELVDANGRAGAVLWRGSRPFALLTVAIRDERVTRIFWVMNPAKLASLAPLALPEGMSC, from the coding sequence ATGACACGGAATCCGCACGACGAGCCCCGTTCCGAAGACGAATCGCTCGCGGCGTTCGAAGCGCAGCGCCGGCGGCTCTTCGGGATCGCCTATCGCATCCTCGGAAGCGCCTTCGAGGCGGAGGATGTCGTGCAGGAGACCTGGATCCGCTGGCATCTGTGCGACCGATCGGCTGTCCGCGACGTGGGCGCCTTCCTCGCGACGACCGCGACCCGCATCGCCATCAACGTCCTCAACAGCGCGCGATCGCGGCGGGAGACCTACATCGGCCCCTGGCTGCCGAGCCCGGTCGATACGTCCGACGATCCGCTCCTGGGTGCGGAGAACGCCGAAGCCCTCGAACTGGCGACCCTGCTGCTGATGGAGCGGCTGACCGCGACGGAACGTGCGGCCTTCGTCCTGCGCGAGGCGTTCACGTATCCGTATCCGCGGATCGGTGAGATCCTTCGGGTCTCCGAGACCGCCGCGCGGCAGCTCGTAAGCCGTGCCCGCAAGCATCTCGCGGTCGATGCCATGCACGCCGTGGACACGAGCGCCCAGAAGCGCCTGTTCCGCGTCTTCCTGGACGCGGCCCGGGGCGGGGATGCCGGCGCGCTGGAATCCCTGCTGGCCGCGGATGCGGTGAGCTACACGGACGGTGGCGGGGCCGTCCGTCGTACCGCCCGCCGCCCGATCCAGGGCAGCGAGAAGCTACAGCGGTTCCTCCTGGGCGTCGCGACGTGGTTCTGGGACGACGTCACGGTCGAACTCGTCGACGCGAACGGACGGGCCGGAGCGGTGCTCTGGCGCGGATCGCGACCCTTCGCTCTGCTCACGGTTGCGATCCGTGATGAGCGCGTGACGCGGATCTTCTGGGTCATGAATCCGGCGAAGCTGGCATCGCTCGCACCACTCGCCCTCCCGGAGGGCATGTCGTGTTAG
- a CDS encoding SDR family oxidoreductase produces MKITVIGGTGLIGARLVRSLRSAGHEVLAAARSTGVNSYTGEGLEDALEGAEVVVDVSNSSYTDEAAAREFFYTSTMNLLSYGEAAGVRHHVALSVVGTDRLARAEGGYFVAKEQQERLIMASQRPYSLVHATQFFEFIRNITDHAVRSGTVRIADVLIQPMAADDVAEAVARTALGKPLHGMVEFGGPEVFSLEELAVIDMRSRQDEREVVPDPLGTYFGAHLANRDLLPEATASIAPTSYHDWRIQTRGAV; encoded by the coding sequence ATGAAAATCACGGTCATCGGCGGAACGGGTCTGATCGGCGCGCGACTCGTCAGGAGCCTCCGTTCAGCAGGCCACGAGGTCCTGGCCGCTGCTCGCTCGACCGGCGTCAACTCCTATACCGGCGAAGGCTTGGAGGATGCGCTGGAGGGCGCAGAGGTCGTCGTCGACGTCTCGAATTCGTCGTACACGGACGAAGCGGCGGCGCGCGAGTTCTTCTACACCTCGACCATGAACCTGCTCAGTTACGGCGAAGCCGCCGGTGTTCGCCACCACGTGGCGCTCTCGGTCGTCGGCACGGATCGGCTCGCCCGTGCCGAGGGCGGCTATTTCGTCGCCAAGGAGCAGCAGGAACGACTCATCATGGCCTCGCAGCGCCCGTACTCCCTCGTGCATGCCACGCAGTTCTTCGAGTTCATCCGCAACATCACCGACCACGCGGTCCGCAGCGGCACGGTCCGGATCGCTGACGTCCTCATCCAGCCCATGGCCGCAGACGACGTCGCCGAAGCGGTCGCTCGAACGGCACTGGGCAAGCCCCTCCACGGCATGGTCGAGTTCGGTGGGCCCGAGGTGTTCAGCCTCGAGGAACTCGCCGTCATCGACATGCGATCGCGCCAGGACGAGCGCGAAGTCGTCCCTGACCCGCTCGGGACGTATTTCGGGGCGCATCTCGCGAACCGCGATCTGCTTCCGGAGGCCACCGCGTCGATCGCTCCGACGAGCTACCACGACTGGCGCATCCAGACGCGTGGAGCGGTCTGA
- a CDS encoding alpha/beta hydrolase, whose translation MTDHILQPEAQAFADAAAQPPSLVDRGVDGARQLLDDVQSAPISKPDVIDEWITVSADVGDVRVRIVKPTSAEGDLPVVLYIHGGGWVLGDSGTHDRLVRDLATGADAAIVFVEYDRSPEARHPVAVEQAYATARWIMNDGASKGLDASRLAIAGDSVGGNMAAVVAILAKRRGDVAFIHQSLYYPVTDAGQNTDSYREFAEGFHLRADAMAWFWDNYLPDVQARKDVTASPLRAPVDELKGLPETLLIVDENDVLRDEGEAYGRKLIEAGVRTTLVRYDATIHDFMMLNPLRGSAASTAAIEQAVHVLRKAFATA comes from the coding sequence ATGACCGACCACATTCTGCAGCCCGAGGCTCAGGCGTTCGCGGATGCCGCAGCCCAACCGCCGTCCCTCGTCGACCGCGGCGTCGACGGCGCACGGCAGTTGCTCGACGACGTGCAATCCGCCCCCATCTCGAAGCCGGATGTCATCGACGAATGGATCACCGTGTCCGCCGACGTCGGCGACGTGCGCGTGCGCATCGTCAAGCCGACAAGCGCCGAGGGTGACCTGCCCGTGGTGCTCTACATCCACGGCGGAGGCTGGGTGCTCGGCGACTCCGGGACGCATGACCGACTCGTACGCGACCTCGCGACGGGCGCCGACGCGGCGATCGTGTTCGTCGAATACGACCGGTCACCGGAAGCGCGGCATCCGGTCGCCGTCGAACAGGCCTACGCGACGGCGCGCTGGATCATGAACGACGGGGCGAGCAAGGGCCTGGACGCCTCCCGGCTCGCCATCGCCGGCGACTCCGTGGGCGGCAATATGGCGGCTGTCGTCGCCATCCTCGCGAAGCGGCGCGGCGACGTCGCGTTCATCCATCAGTCGCTCTACTACCCCGTCACCGACGCCGGGCAGAACACCGACAGCTATCGCGAGTTCGCCGAGGGCTTCCACCTTCGCGCCGATGCGATGGCCTGGTTCTGGGACAACTACCTCCCGGACGTGCAGGCACGCAAAGACGTGACCGCGTCCCCGCTGCGGGCCCCGGTCGACGAGCTCAAGGGGCTGCCCGAGACGCTCCTCATCGTCGACGAGAACGACGTCCTGCGCGATGAGGGAGAGGCCTACGGTCGCAAGCTCATCGAAGCAGGCGTGCGCACCACGCTCGTCCGGTACGACGCGACGATCCACGACTTCATGATGCTCAACCCGCTGCGCGGCTCCGCTGCCAGCACTGCAGCGATCGAGCAGGCCGTCCACGTCCTCCGCAAAGCCTTCGCCACCGCCTGA
- a CDS encoding alpha/beta fold hydrolase, producing MTSQKPTIVLVHGAFAESASWNGVVERLQSHGVTAVAVANPLRSLSGDAAYVRDVIASIGGPVILVGHSYGGLVITEAASDNESVVGLVYVAAFVPETGQSAFELSTSEPGSTLGNALAAYPVATGGTEFVIRQELFHHQFAADVPAEVAALMAATQRPATEAALSEALPTGNPAWKSIPSWHVFGDQDLNIPVAVHRAGAVRAASQGTREIAGASHAISVSNPDAVAEVIASAGKAYVASLQPTVA from the coding sequence ATGACCAGCCAGAAGCCCACCATCGTCCTCGTCCACGGCGCTTTCGCCGAATCCGCATCCTGGAACGGCGTCGTCGAACGCCTGCAGAGCCACGGCGTCACCGCCGTGGCGGTCGCGAACCCGCTGCGCAGCCTCTCGGGCGACGCCGCGTACGTCCGCGACGTGATCGCGTCGATCGGAGGCCCCGTCATCCTCGTCGGTCACTCCTACGGCGGACTCGTCATCACCGAAGCCGCCTCGGATAACGAGTCCGTCGTCGGGCTGGTGTACGTCGCGGCCTTCGTGCCCGAGACCGGCCAGAGCGCCTTCGAACTGTCCACGAGCGAACCGGGCAGCACCCTCGGAAACGCACTCGCCGCCTACCCGGTCGCCACAGGCGGCACCGAGTTCGTGATCCGTCAGGAGCTGTTCCACCACCAGTTCGCCGCTGACGTGCCGGCAGAGGTCGCAGCGCTCATGGCCGCCACCCAGCGGCCGGCGACCGAGGCGGCGCTCTCGGAAGCGCTGCCGACCGGAAACCCCGCGTGGAAGAGCATCCCGTCCTGGCACGTGTTCGGAGACCAGGATCTGAACATTCCCGTCGCCGTCCATCGCGCCGGCGCCGTGCGCGCCGCCTCGCAGGGCACGCGCGAGATCGCAGGCGCATCGCACGCGATCTCGGTCTCGAACCCCGACGCCGTCGCCGAGGTCATCGCCTCGGCAGGCAAGGCGTACGTCGCGAGCCTGCAGCCGACCGTCGCGTGA
- a CDS encoding alpha/beta fold hydrolase, producing MTITAEPFTNVRRIDAGDLSVAYVDIGDPQAEPVVLLHGYPYDVHSYVDVAPLLVEAGFRVVVPYLRGHGPTRFRDARAPRTGEQAALGSDLLAFIDALELEEPVLAGYDWGGRAACVVAALWPERISGLVSVNGYLIQNIAASQTPIRPDLEAGFWYFWYFATERGRRGLEANRRDIAEVIWRRNSPEWAFSAADVDRTAIAFDNPDYVEVVIHSYRHRLGLAPGADRYVELEERLATAPAITVPTITLDGTADGNFPATDGTQHAHLFTGPREHRQIPHAGHHLPAEAPHAFAQAVADVAEPPGDGEGTT from the coding sequence ATGACTATCACCGCCGAACCGTTCACGAACGTGCGCCGAATCGACGCCGGCGATCTCTCGGTCGCCTACGTGGATATCGGCGATCCGCAGGCGGAGCCCGTGGTGCTCCTGCACGGGTACCCCTACGACGTCCACAGCTACGTCGACGTCGCACCTCTGCTCGTAGAAGCCGGATTCCGCGTCGTCGTGCCGTACCTGCGCGGTCACGGACCCACCAGGTTCCGGGATGCTCGCGCACCGCGAACCGGTGAGCAGGCGGCACTGGGGTCGGATCTTCTGGCGTTCATCGACGCCCTCGAGCTGGAGGAACCGGTCCTGGCGGGCTACGACTGGGGAGGGCGGGCCGCATGCGTGGTCGCAGCTCTGTGGCCGGAGCGGATCTCCGGCCTCGTCTCCGTGAACGGTTACCTCATCCAGAACATCGCCGCCTCGCAGACGCCGATCCGCCCCGACCTGGAGGCCGGCTTCTGGTACTTCTGGTACTTCGCGACCGAACGAGGGCGTCGAGGGCTCGAGGCGAACAGGCGCGACATCGCCGAGGTGATCTGGCGCCGCAACTCCCCGGAATGGGCGTTCAGCGCCGCAGACGTCGATCGCACGGCGATCGCGTTCGACAATCCCGACTACGTCGAGGTCGTCATCCACTCCTACCGGCACCGGCTCGGGCTCGCGCCCGGAGCGGACCGATACGTCGAGCTCGAGGAGCGGTTGGCGACGGCTCCCGCGATCACCGTCCCGACGATCACGCTCGACGGGACCGCGGACGGCAACTTCCCCGCCACCGACGGAACGCAGCACGCGCACCTGTTCACCGGGCCTCGCGAGCACCGTCAGATCCCGCACGCGGGTCATCACCTGCCCGCTGAGGCACCGCACGCCTTCGCTCAGGCGGTGGCGGATGTCGCAGAGCCGCCGGGTGACGGCGAGGGAACGACGTGA